The Mucilaginibacter gracilis genomic interval GAAGCATTTAACGTAAATACTAACGCCATAGATATTTTGGCGAATTTTGCAACCAAGCCCGATGCTTACCAGGAAGTGGTAATTGCAGGCCGTATGATGAGCCGCCGCATTATGGGCAGCGCATCATTTGCCGAACTGCAAGACTCTACCGGCCGCGTACAGATATACATTAAGCGCGATGATATTTGCCCCGGTGAGGACAAAACTATGTACAATACCGTATTTAAAAAATTACTGGATTTAGGCGATTTTATAGGTATTAAAGGGTATGTGTTTACTACTCAAACCGGCGAAACATCGGTACATGTTCGGGAGTTAACCATCCTGTCTAAATCGTTAAAACCGCTGCCCGTTGTTAGGCGCGAAGAAGACGGTACAGTACACGATGCCTTTACCGACCCGGAAATGCGTTACCGCCAGCGTTATGTTGATTTAACGGTTAACCCGCAATTTAAACAAATTTTCATCAACCGGTCAAAAGTAATCCGCACCATGCAAAACTTTTTTGATAGCCAGGGCTGGATGGAAGTTGAAACGCCTATTTTACAAAGTGTACACGGTGGCGCCGCAGCAAGGCCTTTTAAAACGCACCATAACACGTTGGATATGCCGCTGTTTTTACGCATAGCCAACGAACTTTATTTAAAAAGGCTAATTGTAGCAGGCTTTGATGGTGTTTATGAGTTTGGTAAGATGTTCCGCAATGAAGGGATGGACCGTACCCACAACCCCGAATTTACTTCGGTTGAAATTTATGTAGCCTATAAAGATTATATCTGGATGATGGCTATGGTAGAACAGTGTTTAGAAAAAGTAGCTCTTGCAGTGCATGGAAAACCGGTAGTAACCGTTGGCGAACACGATATTAACTTTGCCGGACCTTACGAAAAACTTTCGATGTTTGATAGTATTTTGAAGTACACGGGCATTGATGTATCGGCAATGGACGAGGCCGCTTTGCGCCAAACCTGCCGCGACCTTGCTATTGAGGTGGATACCACAATGGGAAAAGGTAAGCTGGTTGACGAGATATTTAGTGCCAAAGTTGAAGAGTATTTAATACAGCCCACTTATATTACCGATTACCCGATAGAAATGACACCGCTTGCTAAAAAACATCGTACTAAAGATGGTTTGGTGGAGCGTTTTGAGTTGTTTGTAATGGGTAAAGAGATTGGCAACGCATACACCGAACTTAACGACCCGATAGACCAGCGTGAGCGTTTTGAGGAACAATTGCTTTTAGCTGGCCGTGGCGACGAGGAAGCGATGGCTATGGACGACGACTTTTTGCGTGCTTTAGAATACGGCATGCCGCCAACATCGGGCCTGGGTATAGGTATTGACCGTTTGGTGATGCTCATGACCAACCAAACCACCATTCAGGAAGTGTTGTTCTTCCCACAAATGCGCCCCGAAAGTATAACCGTTACCAATATAAAAGACGAAGCCGAAGAAAACCTTGAATTTACAGCCGCCGGTGTACCAACAGAGTGGGTACCGGTACTTAAAAAAATGGGCTTTAGTAACATTAAAGAACTCAAGGCAGGCAATCCCAACAAGGTATTTAACGATTTGGGCGGCATGCGCAAAAAGTTAAAGCTTGATATTGCAATGCCCGTAAAAGAGGTGGTAATGGCTTGGTTTGTTTAGTAAATTAATTGGAACAGCGTATAAATAAGCCGAAGTAAGCAAAGCCGTATTAATGTTATCATCAAATGAATTTTAATTTCATTTGATGATAACAAAGGGCAATGTATAAAAAGAAGATAAAGCTATTAAAAGCAAACTGCAGTTATTAACAAACCTTTTCAACAAGTATTGAAATTGAGTTCACACAAATTTAACCGAAGCTTAATTTTTTAAAAACCTTGGCATGATTATGAAGATATATATTTATAATTCATAAAATCCATTGGTTATGACTAACACCAGCCTCGAAATAACAGAAAACGAATATCTAATTAAGTTTAGCCGGAGCAAGTTTGATGTTTCTTTTATCCGCCATTTGTTAAAAATTGTGGAGATATCCCATTCATCTAACGATTATTTTATTCCGGATAATAATTTTTCGGACGGGCCTACACTAGTTAGTCCCGATTATTACAGCCATTTAGACGACAAATAAAAAAAGCTGACGTATTTTAATTATACATCAGCTTTTTTTGTGTGATAACAGATTATATCTTTTAATACTGCTGGCGGTATCCGCCGCGTACAACCTGTTGTTTATCCATTTGAGCCATTTGGCCCTTCATCATCTTAATTTGTTCGGTAAGCATTTTATTGGTATCTGCCTTGGTAGCTTCCTGTAATAAAATGGTAGCTTCACGCTTATTTCTCTTAGCCATGGCTATCCCGGCAAGGCTTAATTTTGCCAATGCAACGTTATGCGACATTTTCATCCCTAAAGAAAGCGCTTTCTTAAAAAATTTCTCCGATTTTAAAGGTGCCTTGCGCGATTCAATCAACCCCATCAATAAATTATAATAGCCGTGCTGGCCCTTATAAAGTTGTTTTTCGTAATCAGTTATCTTCAGTAACCACTGTTCAGATTTTACGGTATCCTCTTTACGTAAATAATATTGGGCTATCAACATATTTTCGTTTAAAAAGAAAGTTAACAAAATTAATCCTCCTATAAAGAAAACAAGTATCCCCCATCCCCATAAACCAAAAACGCACATTGCTATTGAGGCAGCAAGTACCACACAGGCAATAATTAAACGAACAATATTTAACATAGTTTGTAATTTTATAACGTTGCAAATATCTGTTTATTTGTACTGTTAACCAACACCTGTTTTACATTTATGTCAATCGATTTAGAAGCATCATGGCTCCATATTTTAAAGGGCGAATTTGAGAAGGATTACATGGTCAATCTCAAAAATATTTTACAAACCGAAAAGGCATCAAATCAAATTATTTATCCGCGGAGTAAAGATATTTTCAACGCTTTCCGCGAAACGCCTTTTACCAATTTAAAGGTAGTTATACTTGGGCAAGACCCTTATCATGGAGTAAACCAGGCTCATGGCCTATCATTTTCGGTGCAAAAGGGTGTTGCAGTGCCACCATCGCTCCAAAATATATACAAAGAGTTACAAACAGATATAGCAGGTTTTAAGATACCTGCACACGGCGATCTTACCGAATGGGCACAGCAAGGCGTGTTGCTGTTAAATGCCACTTTAACGGTACGGGCAAATACCGCAGGCTCGCACCAAAAATTAGGCTGGGAAATATTTACCGACAAGGTGATTAGCGAAATTTCGAACAATAAAAAAGGTATCGTATTTATTTTGTGGGGTAAGTTTGCACAGGCCAAAGCCCAGCTTATAGATGGTGAAAAACATCACATCCTAAAATCGCCCCACCCCTCTCCTTTTTCTGCCTATAGTGGTTTTTTTGGCAGTGGCCCGTTTTCAAAAACCAATCAAATTTTAATAGAAGAAGGAAAGCAACCTATAAACTGGCAAATACATTAAACCGGTTTATTTGACGATTCGTGCAGCATATCGCTCATATCAATAATATTATCATCAATCTCCGATACGCACTTGTTCATCAGTTTAACGCATTCATCCTTGTCTATCAGCCTGTCTTTTTCAAGGTTTAACAAACCTTTTAAGGTAGCAATAGGCCCCCGTATCTGGTGCGAAAGATGTAGCGAATAATCGGCCAGCTTTTTGTTTTTTACCTGGAGATCCTTGGTTCTTTCGTCAATAATTTCTTCCAGATGATGGTTTATTTGGTTGAGGTTTTCTTTTTGCTCGGTTATTTTTTCGTTGAGGGCAGTAAGGTGTTTGTTTGTTTTTGCCTTGCTGTTAACGTTGCTAATTAATAAAAATATTACTACAAGCAATAAACTGGCTACCAATATAGTGGCCCAAAAAAGTATTTGTTGCTTTTTTTGCTGTGCGGCCAGCATTTCGTTGTTATGCTGGCTTTCTATTTGTTTGTATTGAACGGTGAGCAAACTAAGCGAGTTTGATACGTTATTTTTATACCTTATGCTATCAAGCTTATAAACATCCTGTAAGCTAAATAAGGCGGCCTTGTAATCACGGCGGGTAAATTCAAGCTCGTATTTGGTTAATTTATAATCGTACTCTAACTTGCTGCTTTTTACTAATAAAGCATAGGTTAAGCCTTCGGCCAAATACTTTTCGGCTTGGGCAAACTCCCCTTTTTTTTCAAATAACGATGTTAGTGTTAAATTAATACTGGCAACTGCTGCGTTCAGGTCTTTTTCTTTGGCTCTTTTATTAGCATCAAGCAGCAAAGTTTCTGCCTTATCAAATTGGTTTAAATTATAGTATATCACTCCAATATTTTGCGAACACAAAATGGAGTTTGTAGCATTACCAACTTTTATAAATAACTCGTTACTTTTGGTGTAGTAATCGAGCGCTTTGGTAAAGTTTTTTTTTCGATAGTAAATATTACCAAAATTCAAATTTATAGTGGCAATAAGGTCTTGGTCTTTTACCCGGCTTGCAATATTGAGTGCCTCGTTAAAATACTCTATTGATTTTTCGTAATCGCTTTCGTGATACAGGTTGCCAATGTTGTTATTTACTTTAGCTTCTCCATCCTGATTGTTTGTAGACTGGAAAATAGCCAGGGCTTTAAAAAAGTAATTAAGTGCCGTATCTGGCTGGCTAACATAATCATACCCTATACCAATAACCCGATAAGCTTCGGCAACGCCATTATCAAAATTTATTTTCTGCGCTAAAACAACATTCTTTCTGGCTTGTAATATAGTTTCGTTAGGGTCGGTTAACCTATTATTATAGGCCTGCTTATTAAGCTTTATAATATTGATAGAATCAGGCGTGCTTTTATCATTTACAGTAAATGCGCTCAGATGTGTGGCGACAGTTAACGCAATAACTAACAGACAAAGACATTTGGATTTCATTAAATAAAAGTAATATTTTGGACGGTTGAAACAAATTAAATAATCAGTTTTATACGGGTTGGCTAATGCTAAAGTTACGCCAGTCGGCTAAAAATCATCTCAAAAAAAAAATTTGCAAAACTATGAAAAAAGTTTTGGTAAGTAATATTAAATTAATAGTTTTGCTTCAATAAAAAAATCAATTAAACATTGTAACAACTTTATCAATAACATATTATGAAAAAAATAATTGTTTTATTCGCTGCGATCTCAACACTTACTGTAGCTTCATCTTGCAATAAGGAGAATACTGTTAAGCCAGCAGCTAATGCACAAAAAACTATAGTTTCTGATAAAACCGACGTTGGGCAGGGCGATTGATTTATACGGGTTTCCCCACTCAATGTTGCCCCTTAATTTGATTTATTTAATAACTACTCTATATACCTATCCACATGAAAAAAATAATGATTGCTGCATTTTTTATTGCAACCACAGG includes:
- the lysS gene encoding lysine--tRNA ligase, giving the protein MSIGLSEQEIFRREAMQQLRNLGINPYPAEAFNVNTNAIDILANFATKPDAYQEVVIAGRMMSRRIMGSASFAELQDSTGRVQIYIKRDDICPGEDKTMYNTVFKKLLDLGDFIGIKGYVFTTQTGETSVHVRELTILSKSLKPLPVVRREEDGTVHDAFTDPEMRYRQRYVDLTVNPQFKQIFINRSKVIRTMQNFFDSQGWMEVETPILQSVHGGAAARPFKTHHNTLDMPLFLRIANELYLKRLIVAGFDGVYEFGKMFRNEGMDRTHNPEFTSVEIYVAYKDYIWMMAMVEQCLEKVALAVHGKPVVTVGEHDINFAGPYEKLSMFDSILKYTGIDVSAMDEAALRQTCRDLAIEVDTTMGKGKLVDEIFSAKVEEYLIQPTYITDYPIEMTPLAKKHRTKDGLVERFELFVMGKEIGNAYTELNDPIDQRERFEEQLLLAGRGDEEAMAMDDDFLRALEYGMPPTSGLGIGIDRLVMLMTNQTTIQEVLFFPQMRPESITVTNIKDEAEENLEFTAAGVPTEWVPVLKKMGFSNIKELKAGNPNKVFNDLGGMRKKLKLDIAMPVKEVVMAWFV
- a CDS encoding DUF2892 domain-containing protein — its product is MLNIVRLIIACVVLAASIAMCVFGLWGWGILVFFIGGLILLTFFLNENMLIAQYYLRKEDTVKSEQWLLKITDYEKQLYKGQHGYYNLLMGLIESRKAPLKSEKFFKKALSLGMKMSHNVALAKLSLAGIAMAKRNKREATILLQEATKADTNKMLTEQIKMMKGQMAQMDKQQVVRGGYRQQY
- the ung gene encoding uracil-DNA glycosylase is translated as MSIDLEASWLHILKGEFEKDYMVNLKNILQTEKASNQIIYPRSKDIFNAFRETPFTNLKVVILGQDPYHGVNQAHGLSFSVQKGVAVPPSLQNIYKELQTDIAGFKIPAHGDLTEWAQQGVLLLNATLTVRANTAGSHQKLGWEIFTDKVISEISNNKKGIVFILWGKFAQAKAQLIDGEKHHILKSPHPSPFSAYSGFFGSGPFSKTNQILIEEGKQPINWQIH
- a CDS encoding tetratricopeptide repeat protein, yielding MKSKCLCLLVIALTVATHLSAFTVNDKSTPDSINIIKLNKQAYNNRLTDPNETILQARKNVVLAQKINFDNGVAEAYRVIGIGYDYVSQPDTALNYFFKALAIFQSTNNQDGEAKVNNNIGNLYHESDYEKSIEYFNEALNIASRVKDQDLIATINLNFGNIYYRKKNFTKALDYYTKSNELFIKVGNATNSILCSQNIGVIYYNLNQFDKAETLLLDANKRAKEKDLNAAVASINLTLTSLFEKKGEFAQAEKYLAEGLTYALLVKSSKLEYDYKLTKYELEFTRRDYKAALFSLQDVYKLDSIRYKNNVSNSLSLLTVQYKQIESQHNNEMLAAQQKKQQILFWATILVASLLLVVIFLLISNVNSKAKTNKHLTALNEKITEQKENLNQINHHLEEIIDERTKDLQVKNKKLADYSLHLSHQIRGPIATLKGLLNLEKDRLIDKDECVKLMNKCVSEIDDNIIDMSDMLHESSNKPV